In one window of Sardina pilchardus chromosome 23, fSarPil1.1, whole genome shotgun sequence DNA:
- the LOC134071645 gene encoding serine protease inhibitor Kazal-type 1-like, with amino-acid sequence MKLCITFTLCALLYLTGPTLGHLKDLTPEQQCQNLNPDDCNIYNPICGDGVTYSHMCDLCKTRKRSGHRIPIAHAGPCPRG; translated from the exons ATGAAGCTGTGCATCACCTTCACCCTCTGCGCTCTACTTTACCTCACAG GTCCTACTTTGGGACATTTGAAGGATTTAACCCCAGAACAGCAG TGTCAGAACCTTAACCCCGATGACTGCAACATTTACAACCCAATTTGTGGAGATGGCGTCACCTACAGCCATATGTGTGATCTCTGCAAGACCAGAAA AAGATCAGGCCACCGTATTCCGATCGCCCATGCCGGGCCATGTCCACGGGGCTGA